In candidate division WOR-3 bacterium, one DNA window encodes the following:
- a CDS encoding tetratricopeptide repeat protein, whose product MSTIVRILFLLPISLSAVAAQELFQAQQLEQAGQIETAFKLYLQALEKNPEQGPAIAGLVRTGVSLKKFDTLLVVLERLKPVARNQPDIELGIIEALFGLRRRSEAISRLERLLSSAPDRVMAAADLLIRVHEYALATRYLEPQVTNRFNPQLTDRLLTLYEQMGRFNAAATLIVQLVNTDTSLQSDVTRYILQNLDRLRIWGRKAGRQNLLAELDKIRNPLLRVRARTQLLLGADRENDAARELLNAHQAGILSGTELHQLAREWEQAGQYQAALIIYQQLGRLADAARTLRFQGKTETALKLLQSDTTPDGLFEYAELLRQEKNDFRTAAAVYRRLLRLRPNDRNARLGLVAAFIGSGQLDSALNFLDQLNPPDDQILFLRTKILLYQEKFDSLAPAIAEFSRRYGDSPLFNDLLELNILTLSSSRRELAAIMFTLETGNYQEAYRQAARLRSGDELTAQQALIITSKIFSRQHQYQSAIAVLDTLIKTFPRGELAPAALFRQLEICQTGLNDTDRAQRIAEQLIQEYPTSLYAPLARQRLKRESSTPSGTLH is encoded by the coding sequence ATGAGTACAATTGTCCGAATTCTGTTCCTTTTGCCAATATCATTAAGTGCGGTTGCTGCCCAGGAGCTTTTTCAAGCCCAGCAGCTGGAACAGGCAGGCCAGATCGAAACTGCCTTTAAGCTTTATCTTCAGGCACTGGAGAAAAACCCGGAACAGGGACCGGCAATTGCCGGGCTGGTCCGCACCGGCGTCAGCCTGAAGAAATTTGATACCCTGCTGGTTGTGCTCGAAAGACTGAAACCGGTTGCCCGCAATCAGCCGGATATTGAACTGGGGATTATCGAAGCCCTGTTCGGACTCCGGCGCCGCTCTGAAGCCATCAGCCGGCTCGAACGGCTTCTGAGTTCGGCGCCCGACCGGGTGATGGCTGCAGCTGATCTCTTAATTCGCGTTCACGAATACGCACTTGCCACCCGCTATCTTGAACCACAGGTAACAAACCGGTTCAATCCCCAGCTTACCGACCGGTTGCTCACCCTCTACGAACAAATGGGCAGGTTCAATGCTGCTGCCACTCTGATTGTTCAGCTTGTCAATACCGACACCAGCCTGCAGTCGGACGTTACACGGTATATTCTCCAAAACCTTGATCGACTGCGCATCTGGGGCAGAAAAGCCGGGCGTCAGAATCTGCTGGCAGAGCTGGACAAAATCCGTAACCCGTTGCTGCGCGTGCGTGCCCGGACACAGCTACTTCTGGGTGCCGACCGAGAAAACGATGCCGCCCGGGAACTGCTGAACGCACATCAGGCCGGGATTCTAAGCGGAACCGAACTGCATCAGCTGGCCCGCGAATGGGAACAGGCTGGCCAGTATCAGGCGGCACTCATTATCTACCAGCAGCTCGGCAGGCTGGCAGATGCCGCCCGTACGCTCCGGTTTCAGGGCAAGACGGAAACTGCGCTCAAACTGCTCCAGTCGGACACGACCCCGGACGGGCTGTTTGAATATGCCGAACTGCTGCGTCAGGAAAAAAACGACTTCAGGACTGCCGCCGCAGTTTACCGTCGCCTGCTCCGCCTGCGTCCGAATGACCGGAACGCCCGGCTCGGTCTGGTGGCTGCGTTCATCGGCAGCGGTCAGCTGGACAGCGCCCTTAATTTTCTTGACCAGCTTAATCCGCCTGATGATCAAATCCTTTTTCTGCGAACTAAAATTCTGCTCTATCAGGAGAAGTTCGATTCACTCGCACCCGCAATCGCAGAGTTCAGCCGGCGGTATGGCGACAGCCCGCTCTTCAACGATTTGCTGGAACTGAACATTCTGACCCTGAGCAGTTCCCGAAGGGAGCTGGCAGCGATCATGTTCACCCTTGAGACCGGTAACTACCAGGAGGCATACCGGCAGGCAGCCCGGCTCCGGTCAGGAGATGAACTTACAGCCCAGCAGGCGCTGATCATCACCAGCAAAATTTTTTCCCGCCAGCACCAGTATCAATCCGCAATTGCAGTGCTTGATACGCTGATAAAAACCTTTCCCCGGGGGGAGTTGGCACCGGCGGCACTGTTCCGGCAGCTGGAGATTTGTCAGACCGGACTTAATGATACTGACCGGGCGCAGCGTATCGCCGAACAGCTGATTCAGGAATACCCGACTTCACTATACGCCCCGCTTGCCCGCCAGCGGCTCAAACGCGAATCATCTACTCCGTCGGGCACACTGCACTGA
- a CDS encoding PASTA domain-containing protein, translated as MARALTLADLLAQRRVLPPGELIPLFSSVLEDLEKAHSQGHLHGDIKPKKIVQVEERVWRLIDYGVSKIGTARYISPEKAQKQPIDARADLYSLGVVLYEAATGRPPFDAELGAELIQAHISQPPPPPSTVKPDLPADLEKIILRALEKDPARRFQSAREFRNALNALTPRETERPAPPPPASAPETAGPVKTRLAPQRPAASQPERTAPPRTMAPPRPAPAAAQTQPVHPAHKEKGRIPVLIISLLLVIAAGAALFFVLSSGGKISVPEVIGQTESDARENIESAGLRFALGPDKDGPLPIGLVAEQNPKPGSRVRKGTVVQIRLSTGMIEIPSVTGLNRAEAEKLLRATGLDSIIIASEYSDEVEIGRVIGVEPKSGAKVRAKTPVRLRIAAGRATCPQCGARREPGAQFCTRCGYRFPE; from the coding sequence ATGGCGCGAGCGCTGACACTGGCGGATCTGCTTGCCCAGCGTCGGGTTCTGCCGCCCGGAGAACTGATTCCGCTGTTCAGTTCGGTACTGGAGGATCTGGAGAAGGCGCACAGCCAGGGGCATCTCCATGGAGATATCAAACCGAAAAAAATCGTCCAGGTGGAGGAACGCGTATGGCGGCTGATTGACTACGGGGTATCAAAAATTGGCACCGCCCGCTACATTTCCCCGGAAAAGGCACAGAAACAGCCGATTGATGCCCGTGCTGATCTCTATTCTCTCGGCGTCGTGCTTTATGAGGCTGCTACCGGCAGGCCGCCGTTTGACGCCGAACTGGGCGCAGAACTGATTCAGGCTCATATCAGTCAGCCTCCCCCCCCACCCAGCACAGTAAAACCGGATCTGCCAGCGGATCTGGAGAAAATCATTCTCCGCGCTCTGGAAAAAGACCCTGCGCGCCGGTTCCAGTCAGCCCGTGAATTTCGAAACGCACTCAACGCTTTGACGCCCAGAGAGACTGAACGTCCGGCACCTCCGCCCCCTGCGTCGGCTCCAGAAACCGCTGGTCCGGTTAAAACCAGATTAGCACCTCAGCGCCCAGCTGCTTCACAGCCCGAGCGCACTGCACCACCCCGAACGATGGCGCCACCGCGTCCGGCGCCGGCAGCAGCCCAAACACAACCCGTACATCCTGCCCATAAAGAAAAAGGCAGAATCCCTGTGCTCATCATCTCTCTTCTCCTCGTGATTGCCGCTGGTGCAGCACTTTTCTTTGTTTTAAGTAGCGGCGGAAAGATTTCTGTTCCCGAGGTTATCGGTCAGACCGAGTCGGACGCCCGCGAAAACATCGAGTCAGCCGGTTTACGCTTCGCACTGGGACCGGACAAGGATGGACCCCTGCCAATCGGTCTTGTTGCCGAGCAGAACCCCAAGCCCGGTTCCAGAGTACGAAAGGGCACAGTGGTCCAAATCCGACTGAGTACCGGCATGATTGAAATCCCCTCAGTCACCGGACTGAACCGTGCTGAAGCTGAGAAACTGTTGCGTGCCACCGGGCTGGATAGTATAATTATCGCAAGTGAGTACAGCGATGAAGTTGAAATCGGCCGGGTTATCGGCGTGGAACCGAAATCAGGCGCAAAGGTCCGGGCAAAGACACCTGTCCGCCTCAGAATTGCCGCCGGCAGAGCCACCTGTCCGCAGTGTGGTGCACGCCGCGAGCCCGGTGCTCAATTCTGCACCCGCTGCGGCTACCGTTTCCCGGAGTAG
- a CDS encoding PEGA domain-containing protein has translation MRKVVKVLLCILLVITVAWAEKICPNCGTANRDDARFCKKCGARLPEPESRPSLPRLRVTASVEGNSVIITSEPSGATVRIDDVERGKTPLTITELAPGRHELEVRLAGYQTYYSSFNITARLATLVVTSDPIGADIYLDGAYKGKTTETGLTISRVPFGSHSISARLTGYQEATKLVEVREPGPIGILIKLGTSRGFLSVTTRPAGADVIANGRKLGTAPLVTALAPDRYALTLSKPGYEDWLGYVNIGYGETTAVNQTLSRLPQRQLPILLTGIVLTAGGALSALMGEKSYAAYQQATTTQEAIRLHQETERWDMLRNIGFGAGAGCIGLYFVIRW, from the coding sequence ATGAGAAAAGTTGTGAAAGTACTGCTCTGCATCCTGCTGGTGATTACTGTCGCGTGGGCTGAGAAAATCTGCCCGAACTGCGGGACCGCCAACCGGGATGATGCCCGTTTCTGTAAAAAATGCGGTGCCCGTCTGCCCGAACCGGAAAGCCGTCCATCCCTTCCCCGGCTCCGGGTTACTGCTTCGGTTGAAGGCAATTCTGTAATCATCACTTCCGAACCATCTGGTGCCACAGTCCGGATCGACGATGTTGAACGAGGAAAAACACCACTCACCATAACTGAACTCGCTCCCGGCAGGCATGAACTGGAAGTACGGCTTGCCGGTTATCAGACTTATTATTCCAGTTTCAACATTACTGCACGGCTGGCGACGCTCGTGGTTACCTCGGATCCAATCGGTGCCGACATTTACCTCGATGGTGCTTACAAAGGAAAAACTACCGAAACCGGCTTGACCATTTCCCGCGTCCCCTTCGGCTCCCACTCCATCTCTGCCCGGCTCACCGGCTATCAGGAAGCAACAAAACTGGTGGAAGTCCGGGAGCCCGGACCCATCGGCATCCTGATCAAACTTGGCACCAGCCGGGGATTTCTCAGCGTTACCACCCGACCGGCAGGAGCTGATGTCATTGCCAATGGCAGAAAACTGGGCACTGCACCGCTTGTAACCGCACTCGCACCGGACCGGTATGCCCTCACTCTTTCCAAACCCGGCTACGAAGACTGGCTCGGGTATGTCAACATCGGCTATGGCGAAACAACAGCGGTCAATCAGACGCTCTCCCGACTCCCTCAGCGCCAGCTGCCCATACTTTTGACCGGAATTGTGCTTACTGCCGGCGGTGCCCTATCGGCGCTGATGGGAGAGAAAAGCTACGCCGCATATCAGCAGGCAACAACCACACAGGAGGCGATCCGGCTCCATCAGGAAACCGAACGCTGGGATATGCTTCGCAACATCGGGTTTGGTGCCGGTGCCGGCTGTATCGGACTTTACTTTGTAATCCGATGGTAA
- a CDS encoding YncE family protein produces the protein MVKKYFWFLKFSLLLALSLLVCRKWTNPYDPAANRPPSPPRLLFPDSAARDIDTNVVLRWTCTDPDSVDTLKYLLYLGISPPPPLFDSGISDTFYHPLNLNVLATYYWRVVARDRFGETASSPVWRFATAKANNFPFIPSNPTPDSGAVGQFVRLTLSWSGGDPDPGDTVFYDIYLGTTTPPPLLIQNHNQTSYTPHRLKYDSTYYWRIVARDQRGATVSGPIWQFRTFPPIVVIQPNDTTRWRVTSQQTIRWTGGPTVTDSKRSGKTAHRLNTLNTSGADSTIIYYSTNGGTTWLRHGRATQSGSYTWTVPSPPSTNARVQVRMFISGDTSLGNSPRYEVYDRNKPSPITVTSPDSTAEWRIGNSYDIIWTGGTLLGMDSTVLSYSTNNGTTWQRIGATTRPSSYRWTVPGPATQQAKIRIRAFCLDSSTTGYSATFKIVEGLPPITITQPNSATRWREGSAQSILWTGGPSTPDSVVVFYSTNDGGTWVRHGRATTPSSYSWNVPGPATDLARVTVRAHVAGESTVAISARYVIYDSLPPSPITVTSPAAGARWIVGTTHEITWTGGTFAGMESTVIYYSTDGGTSWNRQGVTTQAGSYTWTVPSPPTANAQIAVRAWCGNHMTEGRSGIFTVTGAGGTPDTVLATITVGAKPRALLWDSLHNKIFVANYNDSSVTIIDGSTNQIQTTIRVGGFPYALCLNTLNGRVYVANQISGTVTVIDGASNQVQTTVSVGSYPQAMCFNSHDNRLYVSNYRSATVTVIDGNTSEVITTVPVDSNPIALVYNPAHNKIYCANFARNNVTVIDGTTNSVLGTVPVDYQPCALVVDSRNNVAVANRYFGKVTIINGENQSVITTLDVGSEPYALAFNATDNRLYCANSGTNNVSVINVSNYSLMTNISVGVHPRTLGWAGWVDKLFAVNYDGTSVSLIDGATNAVQKTIAVGSNPIAICINSWDSKVYIANYNSNTVTIIGPRSASH, from the coding sequence ATGGTAAAAAAATACTTTTGGTTCTTAAAATTCAGCCTGCTTTTAGCCCTTTCCCTGCTCGTCTGCCGGAAGTGGACTAATCCCTATGATCCGGCTGCCAACCGTCCCCCGTCTCCGCCTCGACTGCTGTTTCCCGACAGCGCTGCCCGGGATATTGATACCAATGTGGTTCTGCGCTGGACCTGTACTGATCCGGACAGCGTGGACACTCTTAAATATCTCCTTTATCTGGGTATCAGCCCGCCCCCCCCACTTTTCGATTCCGGTATCAGCGACACCTTCTACCATCCCCTGAACCTCAATGTCCTCGCGACCTACTACTGGCGTGTCGTTGCCCGCGACCGGTTCGGCGAAACCGCTTCCAGTCCGGTCTGGCGTTTTGCAACTGCAAAAGCAAATAATTTCCCGTTTATTCCCTCAAATCCGACACCTGATTCCGGTGCAGTCGGACAGTTCGTCCGTCTCACATTATCCTGGTCCGGTGGTGACCCGGATCCTGGGGATACGGTATTTTATGACATTTATTTGGGAACAACTACTCCGCCCCCTCTGCTGATCCAGAATCACAATCAGACCAGTTACACCCCACACCGGCTGAAATACGATTCCACCTATTACTGGCGGATTGTCGCCCGCGACCAGCGCGGCGCCACTGTCAGCGGGCCGATCTGGCAATTCCGCACCTTCCCGCCAATTGTTGTAATTCAGCCTAATGATACCACCCGTTGGCGTGTTACCTCCCAGCAGACTATCCGCTGGACAGGCGGACCGACGGTTACGGACAGCAAGAGATCGGGAAAAACTGCACACCGGCTGAATACTTTGAACACATCAGGTGCTGACTCTACGATTATCTACTACTCCACCAATGGCGGCACAACTTGGTTGCGACATGGTCGGGCAACTCAGTCCGGCAGTTATACCTGGACTGTACCCAGTCCGCCCAGCACTAACGCCCGCGTTCAAGTGCGGATGTTTATCTCTGGTGACACCTCCCTTGGGAATTCACCCCGCTATGAAGTATACGACCGGAACAAACCCTCGCCCATTACCGTAACCTCTCCTGATTCGACTGCGGAATGGCGCATCGGCAACAGTTATGACATCATCTGGACTGGCGGCACTCTTTTAGGCATGGACTCAACGGTCCTTTCCTATTCCACCAATAATGGAACAACCTGGCAGCGGATCGGTGCTACTACCCGGCCTAGCAGCTACCGCTGGACTGTGCCAGGACCTGCCACCCAGCAGGCAAAAATCAGGATACGGGCATTCTGCCTTGACTCATCTACTACTGGCTACAGCGCAACTTTCAAAATTGTTGAAGGGCTGCCGCCGATTACCATCACTCAGCCAAACTCCGCCACCCGCTGGCGTGAAGGCTCAGCCCAGTCCATCCTCTGGACTGGTGGTCCGTCAACTCCCGATTCAGTTGTGGTCTTCTACTCCACCAACGATGGCGGTACCTGGGTAAGGCACGGCCGGGCAACCACTCCTAGTAGTTACAGCTGGAATGTACCAGGTCCTGCTACTGATCTCGCCCGGGTAACGGTCCGGGCCCATGTTGCCGGCGAATCGACTGTTGCAATCAGTGCCCGTTATGTTATCTATGATTCCCTGCCGCCATCACCGATCACTGTTACCTCACCAGCCGCCGGCGCGCGCTGGATCGTAGGCACAACGCACGAAATTACCTGGACTGGTGGCACTTTTGCCGGTATGGAATCAACTGTAATTTATTACTCCACCGATGGTGGAACAAGCTGGAACCGCCAGGGTGTAACAACTCAGGCAGGCAGTTACACTTGGACCGTACCCAGTCCGCCCACTGCAAATGCCCAGATTGCAGTCCGTGCCTGGTGTGGAAACCATATGACCGAGGGTCGGAGCGGTATATTCACGGTCACAGGTGCAGGGGGAACACCGGATACAGTCCTTGCGACAATCACCGTTGGTGCAAAGCCCCGCGCACTGCTCTGGGACAGTCTGCACAACAAAATCTTCGTTGCAAATTACAACGATTCCAGCGTTACTATCATTGATGGCAGCACGAATCAGATACAGACCACGATCCGGGTCGGCGGATTCCCTTACGCCCTGTGCCTTAACACATTAAACGGCCGGGTTTATGTTGCCAATCAGATCAGCGGCACTGTGACAGTAATTGACGGTGCCAGCAATCAGGTTCAGACTACGGTCAGCGTCGGAAGTTATCCGCAGGCAATGTGTTTCAATTCGCACGATAACCGCCTATATGTCAGCAACTACCGCTCGGCAACCGTAACTGTAATTGACGGTAATACCAGCGAAGTTATCACGACAGTGCCGGTGGATTCAAATCCGATCGCCTTGGTTTACAACCCGGCGCACAACAAAATTTACTGCGCCAATTTTGCCCGTAATAATGTTACGGTAATTGACGGCACTACTAACAGTGTACTCGGGACCGTACCGGTTGATTACCAACCTTGCGCACTGGTGGTCGACAGTAGAAACAACGTAGCTGTTGCCAATCGCTATTTCGGAAAAGTAACCATTATCAATGGCGAAAATCAGTCCGTCATTACCACTCTGGATGTCGGCAGTGAACCCTACGCCCTTGCTTTCAATGCCACCGACAACCGGCTTTACTGTGCCAACTCCGGAACCAATAATGTCTCGGTCATCAATGTCAGCAACTATTCACTCATGACTAACATCTCAGTCGGCGTTCATCCCCGCACACTTGGCTGGGCAGGCTGGGTTGACAAACTGTTTGCCGTCAATTACGATGGTACCAGTGTCTCACTGATCGATGGTGCCACTAATGCTGTTCAGAAAACAATCGCCGTCGGCAGCAATCCGATCGCCATCTGCATCAACTCCTGGGACAGCAAGGTGTATATTGCCAATTACAACTCTAATACCGTAACCATTATCGGACCTCGCAGCGCCAGCCATTAA
- a CDS encoding HD domain-containing protein yields MTSEIHARLQSLGRTYDRLIELQGDRQLYLVGGALRDILLDRPPQDFDFAVAGSAIEFAHQFASRIRGKLVILSEEDDEARVVYRRKITFDFNGLGKESIESDLLRRDFTINALALKLPAGEYIIDPYGGQVDIKRKLIRPVTDSSLARDPLRLLRAFRLALELGFTIDPAVEHQGATVSLARTAPERIGMEFMRILNTPGATDCIKRLIALGRLAEIIPEISALLEEPDLREHTLRTFIKIEEVLSTPGFFSRFQPEWNSYLTQDPPRAPLLKLAGLLHDIAKPHTRFVNESGETHFYGHDNLGARLAVKIGYERLRLSRLQVRILRTLVKEHMRLHLLATAPELSDRAIRRFFRDLGSEALGLMILCYADGWATAGRTIHLEDTITRMLNQQRMENARRRIKRLVTGDDLIALGMKPGPVFKVILQELEDLQVEGKITTKEEGIEYLKSYLKTRRNDHLLA; encoded by the coding sequence ATGACATCTGAAATCCACGCCCGGCTGCAGAGCCTGGGGCGAACGTATGACCGGCTGATCGAACTGCAGGGAGACCGGCAGCTTTATCTTGTTGGTGGTGCGCTCCGGGACATCTTGCTTGATCGTCCACCTCAGGATTTTGACTTTGCAGTCGCCGGCTCGGCAATTGAATTTGCTCATCAGTTTGCCTCCAGAATCCGGGGCAAACTTGTGATTCTTTCTGAAGAAGACGATGAGGCACGAGTTGTGTACCGCAGAAAAATTACCTTTGATTTCAACGGGCTGGGCAAGGAATCGATCGAGAGCGACCTTTTGCGCCGTGACTTTACCATCAATGCCTTGGCACTGAAACTACCGGCAGGGGAATACATTATTGACCCGTACGGTGGACAGGTGGACATAAAAAGGAAACTCATCCGTCCGGTAACGGATAGCTCCCTGGCTCGCGACCCGCTCCGGCTGCTGCGTGCATTCCGGCTGGCCCTGGAACTGGGGTTTACAATTGATCCAGCGGTCGAACACCAGGGAGCGACAGTCTCTCTTGCCCGGACTGCACCGGAACGCATTGGCATGGAGTTTATGAGAATCCTTAACACTCCGGGTGCCACAGACTGCATAAAAAGACTGATCGCGCTTGGAAGATTGGCGGAGATAATACCCGAAATTTCAGCTTTGCTTGAAGAACCGGACCTGCGGGAACATACCCTGCGTACCTTTATTAAAATTGAGGAAGTGCTTAGCACACCCGGCTTCTTCTCCAGATTCCAGCCAGAATGGAACAGTTATCTGACTCAGGACCCCCCGCGCGCGCCGTTACTGAAACTTGCCGGCCTGCTCCACGACATCGCCAAACCGCATACCCGATTTGTCAACGAATCCGGAGAAACCCACTTTTACGGCCACGACAACCTCGGTGCCCGGCTGGCAGTAAAAATTGGCTATGAACGACTCCGCCTCTCGCGCCTGCAGGTTCGCATCCTGCGGACCCTGGTGAAGGAACATATGCGTCTCCATCTCCTCGCCACTGCACCTGAACTCTCTGACCGGGCAATCCGGCGTTTTTTCCGGGACCTGGGTTCCGAAGCGTTGGGACTGATGATCCTATGTTACGCTGACGGCTGGGCAACTGCCGGCAGAACGATCCATCTGGAAGACACCATCACTCGGATGCTCAATCAGCAGCGAATGGAAAATGCCAGACGCCGCATCAAGAGACTTGTTACTGGCGACGATCTGATCGCTCTGGGAATGAAACCAGGACCGGTATTCAAGGTAATCCTTCAGGAACTGGAAGACCTGCAGGTTGAGGGGAAAATCACCACCAAGGAAGAAGGTATTGAATATCTAAAAAGCTACTTAAAAACCCGGCGCAATGACCATCTTCTTGCCTGA